In one window of Rhizobium sp. ACO-34A DNA:
- a CDS encoding glutathione peroxidase has translation MPTNFHDFHAIDIKGKERFMGEFAGKVVLVVNTASACGLTPQYAGLQKLQEKFPDDLVVLGFPCNQFGAQEPSSEEQIATFCDLNFHVTFPMFSKIDVNGDDTHPIFQYLKTAEPGILGSEPIKWNFTKFLIGRDGHPLKRFAPTTTPEEIEGDIREAIAA, from the coding sequence ATGCCCACCAATTTCCACGATTTCCATGCGATCGACATCAAGGGCAAGGAACGCTTCATGGGCGAGTTCGCCGGCAAGGTCGTGCTGGTGGTCAACACCGCAAGCGCCTGCGGCCTCACGCCCCAATATGCCGGTCTGCAGAAGCTGCAGGAGAAGTTCCCCGACGATCTCGTCGTCCTCGGCTTCCCCTGCAACCAGTTCGGCGCGCAGGAACCCAGCAGCGAGGAACAGATCGCCACCTTCTGCGACCTGAACTTCCACGTCACCTTCCCGATGTTTTCCAAGATCGACGTCAACGGCGACGATACCCATCCGATCTTCCAGTATCTCAAGACGGCGGAACCCGGCATTCTCGGCTCCGAGCCGATCAAGTGGAACTTCACCAAGTTCCTGATCGGCCGCGACGGCCACCCGCTGAAGCGCTTTGCGCCGACAACCACGCCGGAAGAGATTGAGGGTGATATCCGTGAGGCGATCGCGGCGTGA
- a CDS encoding lysine transporter LysE, which produces MYLEFILTSLIVIATPGTGALYTVVMGLSHGKATSLVAAVGCTLGIVPHMIAAILGLAAVLATNDTAFQIVKLAGAGYLLYMAISIWRDASLFSPERDRQQRSALGIIRHAVLINLFNPKLSIFFLALLPQFVSASDEHAVLRMTEYSLAFMVMTFVVFALYGLFAAAARDRVLSRPRLMLWIRKSFAAAFVALGLKLALAER; this is translated from the coding sequence ATGTATCTCGAATTCATCCTCACATCGCTGATCGTCATAGCAACGCCCGGCACTGGCGCGCTCTATACCGTCGTCATGGGTCTCTCGCATGGGAAGGCCACGTCGCTGGTGGCAGCCGTGGGCTGCACGCTCGGCATCGTCCCCCACATGATCGCCGCGATCCTCGGCCTTGCCGCCGTCCTCGCCACCAACGATACGGCGTTCCAGATCGTCAAGCTCGCCGGCGCAGGCTACCTGCTCTACATGGCGATCAGCATCTGGCGCGATGCCTCGCTCTTTTCACCGGAGCGCGACCGGCAGCAACGCTCGGCGCTCGGCATCATCCGCCACGCCGTGCTGATCAATCTCTTCAATCCGAAGCTGTCGATCTTCTTCCTGGCATTGCTGCCGCAATTCGTCAGCGCTTCGGACGAACACGCCGTCCTGCGCATGACCGAATACAGCCTTGCCTTCATGGTGATGACGTTTGTTGTTTTCGCGCTTTACGGCCTGTTCGCCGCCGCTGCCCGCGACAGAGTTCTTTCCCGGCCCCGGCTGATGCTGTGGATCCGGAAGAGCTTTGCAGCCGCTTTCGTGGCTCTGGGCCTGAAGCTGGCTCTGGCGGAGCGCTGA
- a CDS encoding adenine phosphoribosyltransferase gives MSNFALELASSIRSIPDYPKPGIIFRDITTLLGNPRAFRRAVDELVQPYAGLKIDKIAGMEARGFILGGAVAHQLSAGFVPIRKKGKLPHETVSVAYSLEYGVDEMEMHIDAVEPGQKVILVDDLIATGGTAVGAVQLLRKIGADVISACFVIDLPDLGGRKKLEDLGVEVRTLVEFSGH, from the coding sequence ATGAGCAATTTTGCGTTGGAGCTGGCGTCTTCGATCCGCTCCATTCCGGACTATCCCAAGCCCGGCATCATCTTCCGTGACATCACCACGCTTCTCGGCAATCCACGCGCCTTCCGCCGTGCGGTCGATGAACTGGTGCAGCCCTATGCCGGGCTCAAGATCGACAAGATCGCCGGCATGGAAGCCCGCGGCTTCATTCTGGGCGGTGCCGTCGCACACCAGCTTTCGGCCGGCTTCGTGCCGATCCGCAAGAAAGGCAAGCTGCCGCACGAGACCGTCAGCGTTGCCTACAGCCTCGAATACGGCGTCGATGAAATGGAAATGCATATCGACGCGGTCGAGCCGGGCCAGAAGGTCATTCTGGTCGACGACCTGATCGCCACCGGCGGTACGGCCGTCGGTGCAGTACAGCTTCTGCGAAAGATCGGCGCGGATGTGATTTCCGCCTGCTTCGTTATCGATCTACCCGATCTCGGCGGTCGCAAGAAGCTCGAAGATCTCGGCGTCGAGGTTCGCACGCTGGTGGAATTTTCCGGCCACTGA
- a CDS encoding cytochrome c1, translating into MKKLVTSIALIAALGFSAGSAAAAEEGGLAEAVHHAAAGGHYPILKPRNQEWSFAGPFGTYDKGQLQRGLKVYKEVCSACHSMKLVSFRTLEDLGYSEEQVKAFASEYEVQDGPNADGEMFTRKAVPSDHFPPPFPNDEAAAAANNGAAPPDMSLLAKARGVERGFPRFIFDIFTQYQEGGPDYIYSLLTGYQEPPEGVEVAEGTHFNPYFNASAALAMAPPISDGQVTYDDGSPETLDQYAHDVSAFLMWAAEPHLEERKRTGFMVLVFLAIFSALIYLTKKSVYANKEAH; encoded by the coding sequence ATGAAGAAGCTTGTTACAAGCATCGCGCTGATCGCCGCTCTCGGCTTCAGCGCCGGTTCCGCTGCCGCTGCCGAAGAGGGCGGTCTTGCCGAGGCTGTTCACCATGCGGCTGCAGGCGGTCACTACCCGATCCTGAAGCCGAGGAATCAGGAGTGGTCTTTCGCCGGCCCGTTCGGCACGTATGACAAGGGCCAGCTGCAGCGCGGCCTCAAGGTCTACAAGGAAGTCTGCTCGGCCTGTCACTCGATGAAGCTGGTGTCCTTCCGCACGCTGGAAGACCTCGGCTATTCGGAAGAGCAGGTAAAGGCCTTTGCTTCGGAATACGAAGTGCAGGACGGCCCGAACGCCGATGGCGAAATGTTCACCCGCAAGGCTGTGCCTTCCGACCATTTCCCGCCGCCGTTCCCGAACGACGAGGCTGCCGCTGCCGCCAACAACGGTGCGGCTCCGCCGGATATGTCGCTGCTTGCCAAGGCGCGCGGCGTCGAACGCGGCTTCCCGCGGTTCATCTTCGATATCTTCACCCAGTATCAGGAAGGTGGACCGGACTATATCTACTCGCTGCTGACGGGCTATCAGGAGCCGCCGGAGGGTGTGGAAGTGGCTGAAGGCACGCACTTCAACCCGTACTTCAATGCTTCCGCCGCGCTTGCCATGGCGCCGCCGATCTCCGACGGTCAGGTGACCTATGACGACGGGTCTCCCGAGACGCTCGACCAGTATGCCCATGACGTTTCCGCCTTCCTGATGTGGGCCGCCGAGCCTCACCTCGAAGAGCGCAAGCGTACCGGCTTCATGGTTCTGGTGTTCCTGGCGATCTTCTCGGCTCTGATTTATCTGACGAAGAAGTCGGTTTACGCGAACAAGGAAGCGCATTGA
- a CDS encoding cytochrome b gives MSGHSSYQPSTGLEKWVDARLPLPRMVYDSFIAYPVPRNLNYAYTFGAMLAVMLIVQILSGVVLAMHYAADTTVAFVSVEKIMRDVNHGWLLRYMHANGASFFFLAVYLHIARGLYYGSYKAPREILWILGVVIFLLMMATGFMGYVLPWGQMSFWGATVITGFFTAFPWVGEWIQQFLLGGFAVDQPTLNRFFSLHYLLPFMIAGVVVLHVWALHVTGQTNPTGVEVKSKTDTVPFTPYATLKDAFGVSIFLIAYAWFIFYMPNFLGHPDNYIMANPLKTPAHIVPEWYFLPFYAMLRAITFNVWFIDSKLGGVLVMFGAIIVLFFLPWLDTSKVRSAVYRPWFKMFFWVFVVDAIMLGWLGSRPAEGTGLIGLIFQGDLVGNYVGYSQLGTLYYFGFFLVIMPLLGLFETPRRIPNSITEAVLEKSGKSAATQA, from the coding sequence ATGAGTGGTCATTCTAGCTACCAGCCGTCGACCGGCCTCGAGAAGTGGGTTGACGCGCGGCTGCCGCTGCCGCGCATGGTCTACGACAGCTTCATCGCCTATCCCGTTCCCCGCAACCTGAACTATGCCTACACCTTCGGCGCCATGCTGGCGGTGATGCTGATCGTACAGATCCTGAGTGGCGTCGTGCTTGCCATGCACTATGCCGCCGATACGACCGTCGCCTTCGTTTCCGTCGAAAAGATCATGCGCGACGTGAACCATGGCTGGCTGCTGCGCTACATGCATGCCAACGGTGCGTCGTTCTTCTTCCTTGCCGTTTATCTGCATATTGCCCGCGGTCTCTATTACGGCTCCTACAAGGCTCCGCGTGAAATCCTCTGGATCCTCGGCGTTGTCATCTTCCTCTTGATGATGGCGACCGGCTTCATGGGCTACGTTCTGCCCTGGGGCCAGATGTCCTTCTGGGGCGCGACCGTTATCACCGGCTTCTTCACGGCTTTCCCGTGGGTCGGCGAATGGATCCAGCAGTTCCTGCTCGGCGGATTTGCCGTCGACCAGCCCACACTGAACCGCTTCTTCTCGCTGCACTACCTGCTGCCCTTCATGATCGCAGGCGTCGTCGTCCTGCACGTATGGGCGCTGCATGTTACCGGCCAGACCAACCCGACCGGCGTCGAAGTGAAGTCGAAGACGGACACCGTTCCGTTCACGCCTTATGCGACGCTCAAGGACGCCTTCGGCGTATCGATCTTCCTGATCGCCTATGCCTGGTTCATCTTCTACATGCCGAACTTCCTGGGTCACCCTGACAACTACATCATGGCCAACCCGCTGAAGACGCCTGCCCATATCGTTCCGGAATGGTACTTCCTGCCGTTCTACGCGATGCTGCGCGCCATCACCTTCAACGTCTGGTTCATCGACTCCAAGCTGGGCGGCGTTCTCGTCATGTTCGGCGCGATCATCGTGCTGTTCTTCCTGCCCTGGCTCGATACCTCGAAGGTCCGCTCGGCCGTTTACCGTCCGTGGTTCAAGATGTTCTTCTGGGTGTTCGTGGTAGACGCGATCATGCTGGGCTGGCTTGGCTCCCGTCCGGCGGAAGGCACTGGGTTGATCGGCTTGATCTTCCAGGGCGATCTCGTCGGCAACTACGTCGGCTATTCGCAGCTCGGCACGCTTTACTACTTCGGCTTCTTCCTCGTGATCATGCCGTTGCTCGGCCTGTTCGAAACGCCACGGCGTATTCCGAACTCGATTACCGAGGCGGTTCTCGAGAAGAGCGGCAAGTCTGCCGCGACCCAGGCCTGA
- a CDS encoding ubiquinol-cytochrome c reductase iron-sulfur subunit, with protein sequence MSENEINSETLGEPTRRDFLYLTTGMAGAVGAVAAVWPFIDQMRPDASTLALASIEVDVSALEPGMSLTVKWRGKPVFIRNRTDKEVEDAKAVPVAELKDPVARNANVDAAEQATDLARSAGEGKENWIVMIGSCTHLGCVPLGQAGEYNGWFCPCHGSVYDTAGRIRKGPAPENLHIPNFAFVSDTVIKIG encoded by the coding sequence GTGAGCGAAAACGAAATTAATAGCGAGACCTTGGGCGAGCCCACTCGCCGTGACTTCCTTTATCTGACCACAGGCATGGCGGGTGCCGTTGGTGCCGTTGCCGCAGTATGGCCGTTCATCGACCAGATGCGGCCTGATGCATCGACGCTCGCTCTCGCATCGATCGAAGTCGACGTTTCGGCTCTTGAGCCGGGCATGTCGCTCACGGTCAAATGGCGCGGCAAGCCCGTGTTCATCCGCAACCGCACGGACAAGGAAGTCGAAGACGCCAAGGCCGTTCCGGTTGCCGAGCTCAAGGACCCGGTCGCGCGCAACGCCAATGTCGACGCTGCAGAGCAGGCGACGGACCTAGCCCGTTCCGCTGGCGAAGGCAAGGAAAACTGGATCGTCATGATCGGTTCCTGCACCCATCTCGGTTGTGTGCCGCTCGGCCAGGCCGGCGAATACAACGGTTGGTTCTGTCCCTGCCATGGTTCGGTCTACGATACGGCTGGCCGAATCCGTAAAGGTCCGGCGCCGGAAAACCTGCATATTCCGAATTTCGCATTCGTTTCCGATACTGTGATCAAGATCGGCTGA